Proteins from a genomic interval of Maniola hyperantus chromosome 1, iAphHyp1.2, whole genome shotgun sequence:
- the LOC117993302 gene encoding integrin beta pat-3-like, translating into MKYNNIGYSNILLSCFILLISQNVLASNSCESSSSSCEECIVDSSKCVWCAMVDFNDTRCKSEKDNLDNWCIDNIINPKSGNKSEGKDLEFNSNTGEVVQIKPQKINIDLRPGDTYDFAFSIKPVENYPVDLYFLVDASVEMKKVKQKIVDETEAIYRKMKNFTKDVFLGTGSFIDKNIFPFTRSVNSTIAYSFRNRLKLTDKFESFQKTVNETEFGFNHDDQEGTLDALAQVITCKNETGWRKESTKIVIVLTDGPYHCAGDGKWAGIYRPYDGNCYTEDGIYKNELVMDYPSVSIINKLAADREIIIIFVVKENQEKVYNALSKTIRGSIVTLFESDASEFSMNEILTKQYQNIRHQLKLKVNYMDPILRQYFRISFDPDCYESTCRIKPGKEKKFRGKITLLQNIEPNNVDIDILTEGIREKLNLNINIIKNCNCTVETDSVECDSAGNLRCGICECKPERYGHKCKCERKSKAINRNDNSTCIAPTFLGKICSGFGACDCGKCSCINNDYTGTFCECHKNMCPLYNDLVCSDNGDCKCGTCYCHGGFTGAACECTLAKDTCMNGKIECNNRGKCVCGSCQCQEPSDWDARHKGNLCRLDCTEKSCHSHQCQLLEPIVLSYLNKEEYQHHNEINITGVKNLMAQYFANDSTNNVVNYSENGWQHCPNMKTGFGCYTAFLYRYSEDSYGTEVKVQTDISCAETYYMYGGICLSILILSGLIALITWKYITSMRDRQEYERFAQEAGIMDSPCDNPIYAPATSTFYNPGFRKRSDRRKSRS; encoded by the exons atgaaatacaataatatagggtatagtaatatattattatcttgttttattttattaatatctcAGAATGTGTTGGCATCAAACTCATGTGAATCAAGTAGCAGTTCGTGTGAAGAATGCATTGTAGACTCAAGCAAATGTGTTTGGTGTGCTATG GTTGATTTCAACGATACGAGATGTAAATCCGAAAAAGACAATCTAGACAATTGGTGCATCGATAACATAATCAATCCAAAAAGTGGAAATAAATCTGAAGGAAAAGATCTCGAGTTCAACTCTAACACTGGCGAAGTCGTACAAATAAAACCGCAGAAAATTAATATCGACTTGAGACCAGGAGACACGTATGATTTCGCGTTTTCTATTAAACCCGTAGAGAACTACCCTGTCGATTTGTACTTTCTTGTGGACGCTTCGGTAGAAATGAAAAAGGTGAAGCAGAAAATTGTCGACGAGACTGAAGCAATATatagaaaaatgaaaaattttaccaaagatgtttttcTCGGAACTGGATCGtttatagataaaaatatttttccatttACTCG ATCGGTAAACAGCACAATAGCGTATTCTTTTCGCAACAGATTAAAATTAACGGACAAGTTTGAGAGTTTCCAGAAGACGGTAAACGAAACAGAGTTCGGATTCAACCACGATGATCAAGAAGGAACTTTAGATGCCCTTGCGCAAGTGATCACTTGTAAAAATGAAACTGGTTGGCGCAAAGAgtctacaaaaattgtaatcgTCTTAACTGACGGTCCTTACCATTGTGCTGGAGACGGGAAATGGGCTGGCATTTATCGTCCATACGATGGAAACTGCTATACAGAGGATGGTATTTACAAAAATGAACTAGTAATGGATTATCCGTCTGTTAGTATTATCAACAAATTAGCAGCGGATAgggagataataattatttttgtggtgaAAGAAAATCAGGAAAAAGTTTATAATGCACTGAGTAAAACTATAAGAGGCTCAATTGTTACTTTGTTTGAATCTGATGCAAGTGAATTTTCTATGAATGAAATTTTGACGAAACAATATCAG aaCATAAGACACCAgctaaaattaaaagttaattacaTGGACCCTATCTTGCGTCAGTATTTTCGAATTTCATTCGATCCCGATTGCTATGAATCAACATGTCGGATAAAACCTGGCAAAGAAAAGAAGTTTAGAGGCAAAATAACACTTTTACAAAACATAGAACCTAATAATGTTGACATAGATATACTTACTGAAGGAATAAGggaaaaactaaatttaaacattaacattataaaaaattGCAACTGCACTGTTGAAACAGATTCAGTCGAATGTGATTCCGCGGGTAATCTGAGATGTGGCATTTGTGAATGTAAGCCAGAAAG ATATGGCCATAAGTGTAAGTGTGAAAGAAAGTCAAAAGCTATAAATCGAAACGACAATTCAACTTGTATTGCCCCTACCTTCCTTGGCAAAATATGTAGCGGCTTCGGAGCCTGTGATTGTGGGAAGTGCTCTTGCATAAACAACGA TTACACAGGGACCTTCTGCGAATGCCACAAGAACATGTGTCCACTCTACAACGATCTGGTGTGTTCAGACAACGGCGATTGTAAATGCGGCACCTGCTATTGTCATGGAGGCTTCACTGGCGCTGCTTGCGAATGTACCTTGGCCAAGGACACTTGCATGAATGGCAAAATA GAATGCAACAATCGTGGCAAATGCGTGTGTGGTAGCTGCCAGTGCCAGGAACCATCTGATTGGGACGCAAGACACAAAGGAAATCTGTGCAGACTTGATTGCACAGAAAAATCGTGCCACAGCCATCAATGCCAACTACTCGAGCCAATCGTATTGAGCTATTTGAACAAAGAAGAATACCAACACCATAATGAGATCAACATTACCGGCGTGAAAAATTTGATGGCCCAATATTTTGCGAATGATTCGACAAATAATGTGGTCAATTATTCGGAAAATGGTTGGCAGCATTGTCCAAATATGAAAACAGGATTTGGCTGCTACACTGCGTTCCTATACCGGTACAGTGAAGATAGTTATGGTACTGAAGTTAAAGTTCAAACAGATATTTCTTGCGCTGAAACTTATTACA TGTACGGAGGGATATGCTTATCAATCCTGATACTATCCGGTCTAATAGCCCTGATCACATGGAAGTATATCACCTCTATGCGCGACAGACAGGAGTATGAGCGCTTCGCACAAGAGGCGGGAATTATGGACTCTCCCTGCGACAACCCTATTTACGCACCCGCGACTTCAACCTTCTACAATCCAGGGTTCAGGAAAAGATCGGATAGAAGAAAATCCAGAAGCtag